The window GTTCATGAAGGAGCTAGACATGGCAGACCttggagacgagaaaaaacctTTGATACGCCAGGCCTAACAAACACGCTTCAAACGATGACAATTTCCATACCGGAGTCCTACGTTCGGACATCGTCGACAGGATTCTTTCAACCCTAGGTAGCAGCGGGACACAAGAGAAGTCGGAAGAATCGGACCATGTGGAAACGCGAAATGCGCTCCTAGACGAAGGTATGCCAGCTGGTCGCACACTTATGGAAAGACGACACGGCACTGAACTATGAACGATAGTTATGTAGCAGTCCCGGCTCGAACGGGGTCAAAACTAACAGAGTTATCAGCCCATTCACACGTGGGATGCAGAAGAAGTTCCACAGATAAGTTTGAAGCCTCAtacaagagggagaaaagctACAGAGGATTCTGCGGCCCAGATCGGAAAGGTAGTTGTGACGACACAGCAGTGctcgtcgcctgcttccAATCGGTGAGCTCCGAGGGGGGAAGGGGGCTAAAATAGGTAAACTGGATATTGccacagggagaaaggcaacaCAATTGAGCTACATAAAGGAAACTCGAAAAGGTTTTCGCTACGCCTACCTCACTCCACAGCTGACAAGGACAACCGAAACTCTCTGAATGGATCCATATGCCCGCCACGGACGACGCACTTGCAACTTCTACGAAGGAAGGCCTCCAGACTGGCCGGATCTCCTACCTAGCTTCATATAAGCATGTTAAAGTACACTGAAAAAGTAGTCGGTTTCTTCCCCCACCAAAGCGCTGTTTGATCTACCACCAGCAGCTGCAATGTGCTCCGCAGCGCCTGATCCCCCGAAAACGAAATGCCGCCGCAGGCAACGGCCTGACCGAAATGTGCATCAGCTTATTCGCGGGCCCCGTAGTGTGACAAATGAACGCGATCACCTGACGTCAGGAATCAATGTCGCGGTGTTGTCATTCGAAAGACATCCTCGAAACAACTGAAAGGGCATACCCCATAGCGTTCCCGTGCCACATGTTGCAGGAACACCCCCATGAAGGTTGACAACCGCGGTCAGCGTAAACTACGGACGCTAAAAGTGGTCTAAGCAGTAAAAAGTCGGTCATCTTAATTCGTACaccaaagaaaaggaaccgGGTGGAGAGGTACAAAACATTTTCCACAGCCCGTAATGGAACAACGAGGAGGGAGCAAGTGTTGAACAAACGGCTACTCTCCGACGATACTCTGCTCCCGCATGCGCTTTTTCGCGCTTCACCATTGAAAAGCAACTATTTGGACGAATGTTTTCCTGTACAAAAAAACACATTCTACACACTACCAGAAGCGGAAAACCCTTTTAGCCCCACCTCGATCCAAATGTCCGGACGAATCGAtccggcgaagaagacacggcCAGCCAAAGTGACGCTCGCCGTGGCGAACGACAAGTGCAGTTTCTGCTCATCACCCGAGATGACGAGACGAAGTATTTCCTTGAAACATACTCCCCGCTACGTGTGTTGGGGAGGCGTTTACTCAGTCATGGGTTTCATAAAAAGAGAGCCTCCAACCCTTTACCAAGCCTCCCTTACGTCAGCGCGTCGTCTACAGCTTGGGTAGCGTGACACGAGAGTGGCGAGGCCGAAACTCGCTAGAGATATTTCTCTCAGGAGAGTCCTCGGAGGGAGAGCGGGAAAACGGTGTCTTGAAAATGTAGACCAAGCATCGAAACTGTAGTGTGAGGGAAAACCGAAAAGAAGGGTGTGGGACGAACAAGCGATGCTCCACATTCCGTTTCCCAATCTTTAGATCCAATGCAGCGTGGCGAGCCAACGTAGGTGACTCGAAAAGCTGCGCGCGAAGTTTGCTGGGCGGCGGCAGAGCCCCTCCCGTACTACGAACAGAACAAGAGACGCATTCTTCCCTTGAGGGAAAAATCCTCTGGAAGATGCAGAATGTTACAGCAAATTCGCACTTCTGTGTAGGGTTGTTTTCGCAGTGCCACGACTCCACTGGTGCACAAACTCCGCTTTGGTACTGCGGAGCTATCTCCCCTGTGGTCTGGCCAACTGTGCACGCATGCTTTCTTATTCAGTGAAACGTGTTCGTCCTTTTGCAAGTCACCAGTGATGTTGCTCCGTTCTTCGACGTCTAGGAGGTAACGTGAGTGCTGATCGGAATGGTTTGGCACAATCTGAAGTGACACTCAAAACAAGAAACCAACGCATGCTGCGCCTGAATACAGGAGGTTCTATGCCCGCTGTCAACCAGAGCAGGCAGTTGACGCTCTCTGCATATTTTGTTTTCGTCAAGAGGATTTTGATGAGGCGTCGTTCCGTTTCTGTTGACTCAATATACGGGAGGCCGTCTCAGTCCCGCAGATGCCTGCTGCCTGGACGGCGTGTTCTGGTTCTTGGTAGCATCTCTTGAAGTCCTAACTTGACACCGCCTGTCCGGCTCCGATATTGGTTTTGGTAGCAAAACCCGTGGTCTTTGTGGCTCACGTATGGATTACCTGCTAATGCGGGCACCGATGCTTGGCCAATCTTTTAAAGGTTGAGACGCTTTTCAAGAAAAGCGATAGAGATCCAGTGACGAGCAGAATCGGGCGCGGTGATTATCAGGGGACGAGCCTGTACTGCTTGCGGTGCCACGGTGTCGTACTCAAACTTGCTGTTGAATCAAGGGAACTCATCTGCAGAAATCTAGAACTCCTGAAGGTGGCGAAAAGGGTCAAAAATCAAGCAGTCGCTTTGTTGGTGAAGCATTTTGGTTGGCACCAGCGATCGTGTCCGAAGAACATCGCAGACTGGCGTTTCTTCCGCGACGTAGCAACGTTTCCTGGAAGAAGAATCGTCCGATTGCCCAATTTCCGCCACTCATGATTCTTCTGGCGAAGACGTTCTAGGGAGCAAACTTGATATTTGCATACCCCTttgtttttcgctttttATACAATGCGCCGGCTCGCTATCCGTGGCAGCATTCTTGCGACGTGCTGCAATCGTACCCAACAGGAAAGGTTTCACAGTTCGTGCCCACTTGTTTTACTTGCTTTATCTGGTCTGGCATTCTCAGCGTCTGATTTCTCTGCTGTACAGAGCAACACAAGGCGCGCCCGATATTCAGGGTTCCATTCATCTCCTACAATGAGCAGCCTGAGTCCCCCCACAAGCTGCGCCTCCACTTCGGCTGGTGCCCACTGCGGAACACAACATGAACAGCATATTCCTAACTTTCTGCCGGGCGCTGACCGGACGAAGCCATTCAGCCGCGTGCTTCTTGGCGCTGGCTGTTTCTGGGGCGTAGAAAAGTTATTCAGGAAGGAATTCGCAGGCCAGCTTCGGGCGACGACAGTTGGCTACGCAGGGGGAACTAAGGACCACCCCTGCTACAAGGAAGTGTGCACAGGGCGTACGGGGCACTATGAGGTGGTTGAAGTCCAGTTTTTCGAAGACAAAATTACTCTCTCAGATTTGCTCCGGTTCTTCTGGCGGATCCACGACCCAACAACCATGAACAGGTGAGCAGGTCTCTGTGCGCTCCCGGATAGGCTGCGTGTGCTGAGCAGTTCACTGGAAcctcgagaggaaggagtCAATGAGGTGCTTTTTCCGTCGAATTCGGAGAACGGTAGCATTCTGAGCTCCCTGAGGAATCTATGGTTTCTTTCTGGCTCACCCTGGGCACGTATTCTTCAATGCACAGTAGGAAAAGGTGCATTAGATACCCCACGCGAGAACCGCTTAAGACAGATAAAGAGGATCTGAATATTCTACGTCATTAACAGGACTTTGCAGAGACACAGTCGGACGCGCTGCTAACGCTATGCTGGTGAACTTGTGATTGTGCGCTGTAGGCAAGGCAATGATGTCGGACAGCAGTACGGGTCAGCCATCTTCGTCTACTCGGCCGAACATCGGCAGACTGCTGAAGAGGTTCGGGATGAAATGCAGAGACAGTGGGCTGGGCGAATCACCACCCGCATACTAGGCGGCAATTCGAACGATCCGTGCGTGCAGTTTTGGAAAGCAGAAGATTATCACCAGTTATATCTTAAACATAATCCTGATGGTTACTGCAATCATCGCGTGCGTTTCTAAATGTTCGTTTACTTCCTGAAGAGCCGTGACAGTTCGCAAGTGGTTAGGGTTCATAAAGGAGGTAATGACCCAGTCAAGATGTTGTTTGTTGGTGGGCACATATAGCGTTTGCATTCCGGCTCTGTGCCTGGAACGGAGCTAGGCGTGTGAACTACTGTACTGGAGAATCTGTCCGATGACTTAGAGAGCTTCCAAGCTCAGGCCGCTTGCAGTGAAGGATGAATTCACAAGGATAGTAAGTTGTCGGCTCCTTCAGCTTGATTGCTAGCGCTCGCTCCATCTATTCTCATGCCGGCGAACGTCTACACTCTTCGCTCATCACAACACCCACAAAAGCGTGCATAGTATGCACCAGGAACGACGATAGTTCAACAGGTGGCGCTCTTGGTGAAACTCGAAGTGTCGCTATGTCGCGGTGCATCGCGATGGTGGTAGTCCGACGTTTATCAGCAAGCACCTGATTCACCGAGCGGAGTAGCCACGGGAACATCACGTCATGCTCCTTAAAGGATGCCATGTATGTTATCTAGTCACATATGACATTGTCAAGCCTGCTGCAAAGGTAATCCTTGTGTAACGCCAACACTGACAGTGCCTAGTGGGCGCTGATCCAATTCATGGATACTAACAAAGTTATGCCTTCGCGGTCTAAGTAGGTCCGTTTTTTCGTGGGCGCCGCGAAGACACGCTGAACTGATTTATCCTAGAAAAAGCAGCTTTTTCCTCAATATTTCTGTCTGTGTACTGTTTCAAAAAGACAAGTGCCAAATGACGCGATGTCAGCTCATACAGGTCACCAAGGCCATTACATGGAATGCAATGTACCAGGCTGCCTGGTATAGCTATTGAGAACCGTCTCTGTCTCAGGCGAGGTAGGGCGTACCCCCGGTGGTCACGTCAATCGTACAAGTCCCCCTAAGCAACATAATTCCTCTGTACATTCTCTATATCGTACTTGTagtgcgtcttctcggcttcgAGCTTGTCGATGGCAGCAATTGACTCCTGATTTTTTGGTAGTGACACGCCGACCGGTAGTGGTGGATTGTCCACGAAGCTTACGTCCATTTCCTGTTCGGGAGACTTCACCTTATAAGGTGCTGGGGCAGCCACTTCAGCCTCCTGCTGCCCAGTCATTGCGGCCTCTTGCTCCTGTATGTGTGGCTACTTCATCCAAATCATCGTGATGCCGCGTGTAGGAGCTCACCATAACCTGTGTCATGGCGTTTTCCACGTCTGCGGGGAGCGAAACACTGAAGTCTCATGGAGATACAGTAAACTACGCTTCAACATACCGGCTACGGACGAGGGCTTAATAACCATAACGGGAATTGGTCCTGAAATAAGGTACAGCGCTCTCTGGTAGTCCGCGATGGAAAGAACGCGAAGTATTCATACCAGCAACAgcctcctcctctgcctcccctgAAAAAATGTCCTTTGTGCAAAGCCGACATGATCTGCGCGGTATGTATGAAGTAGCCTACGGTGGGCAGCCTCGGAAACTGAAGGCCAGAAGGAATGTGATTGTCAGTGTCGAAATACTGCTAAGCGATAACCGGTTCTCTCACTTGCTGCTTCTGCACCAGCCCCCCCTGGCTGGGGATAACTAATTTCCAAGCGGAGGCCGCCTGCCCCGCCTGCTTGCGAGGCGGATGAGCATTCTCGCACTCTCGTAAATGCCATTCCAATTAACTTACCAACTTGAAGATCTTGCCTCCCTGAACGTAGTTCTCCTAGCATGACAGAAACCTCTTTCTCCAAAGCAGCGACGGCCTGTTGCTGGTCACCAATCTGTTGCTTGAGCTGCTGAATCACATGGTTTGGGTTTTGCCCGGCCTCGACGGCAGAAACTGTCAATCTACCCGCCAAAGGCAGGATGACAAACAAACCCGCCACACACCTAGCTTTCATTTTTGTAGATAAAAGGATACTAAACTAACGCACGCAATGAAGAAAACAAGAGGCCTTCTATGCCAAAAACAAATAGGACCAGCAAAGGCTGGCGACGCCAGGCGAAAATTCTGCACAGATGAccgtgtgtatgtacagtcgtcgtctttctctggaCCATTTGACGTTTTGTCTGTGCTCCGGCATTCCCATTGTCACCGTTAGCCCGAGTGAAAAAACTGAAATCCTTTTCAGTGACTTTCACCTCCATACGCTGAAGACGTCTAGCAAAAACCATCATCTGGTTGCCCCCTGCTCTcaacgaagaggagaccaGCGGCACACCACCAAACGGTCATGTTCTGGCGTTGTTTGGGGGAATCTCCGTCCGAAGGCTCCCGTAAAAGTAGCAGAGATGACGCACGATCTTTCCGTGTGTGCCTTCTGCAAACTGTGGCAGCGTTCTTTCGGCAGCAGCattgtttctcgcctcttcgctttcccaTCCATATCCAAATCACACGAATCTTTATTCTCGTGAAGGAAATCGTTGATGGTTGATAATTTGCGTGTCCATATTGCTTCCTGACGAAACAGCTATCCTCAAAAGGGCTCGCACGCGACATGCCGGCGCATGCTACACCGTCAGCTAGCATGCAATTACCAGCCTGGGGCTTCTAGGTCGTGGTTCTCGTAGGGACTGTATTCAGACAGTATGGTATTCATCGAATGATTGCCTTGATCGGAAAGCTTACTTGTCATCGATCGTGTCGAGCACAGTAGTTGGATACTTTCCAAGTGGAAGTTACCGTTCAGCCGCAATGGCCGACTCCACCCACTGGTGACCATGAAAACCGTCCTGTGCGGGTTCACTTCCTTCGACGCAGGTTCCAAGGTTCTCTCTGCACCACAGTGTGCGGAATATTCGCGGAGCAAGACCCCAAAGTATTTCAACTAGTCGTTTGCTCCCTTGAGCTTTCACTGGGAAACGCTTGCATCAGACAATGGATGAGCCCATCCACGTTGCCATAACTCGGCTGTCTGCATCGAGTTTGAGAGGTGGTGGTTTGGCGGCCCTTCACCAACTTCTGCAAGCTCGGGCTTCCACTCTGGCAAGGACTCCCAACGAGCTTAAGGGCACTATATCGAGCCTTTCGTTCGAAGAATGTTCACTTG is drawn from Neospora caninum Liverpool complete genome, chromosome X and contains these coding sequences:
- a CDS encoding YALI0E30151p, related is translated as MRRLAIRGSILATCCNRTQQERFHSSCPLVLLALSGLAFSASDFSAVQSNTRRARYSGFHSSPTMSSLSPPTSCASTSAGAHCGTQHEQHIPNFLPGADRTKPFSRVLLGAGCFWGVEKLFRKEFAGQLRATTVGYAGGTKDHPCYKEVCTGRTGHYEVVEVQFFEDKITLSDLLRFFWRIHDPTTMNRQGNDVGQQYGSAIFVYSAEHRQTAEEVRDEMQRQWAGRITTRILGGNSNDPCVQFWKAEDYHQLYLKHNPDGYCNHRVRF